One window from the genome of Thermaerobacter marianensis DSM 12885 encodes:
- a CDS encoding isocitrate dehydrogenase (NAD(+)), with protein MAKHRVTLIPGDGTGPELAEAMLTVLDATGVDIEWERVDAGADVMEKYGTPLPEHVLESVRKNKVAIKGPITTPVGSGFRSVNVALRKELDLYANLRPAKTYRGVKSRYENIDLVVVRENTEDLYAGVEHKVGDDAAESIKIITRKASRRIVEFAFRYARQNGRRKVTAVHKANIMKFTDGLFLEVAREVAQEYPDIEFEDRIVDNMAMQLVMKPELYDVLVMPNLYGDILSDLCAGLIGGLGIAPGANMGDEYAVFEPIHGSAPKYAGQNKVNPTALILSAVMMLRYLGETEAADRVERAVAEVIAEGKTVTYDLGGTAGTQEMARAIAERVRG; from the coding sequence ATGGCCAAACACCGGGTGACCCTGATCCCCGGGGACGGGACGGGGCCGGAGCTGGCGGAAGCCATGCTGACCGTGCTGGACGCCACCGGCGTCGACATCGAGTGGGAACGGGTGGACGCCGGTGCCGACGTCATGGAGAAGTACGGGACGCCGCTGCCGGAGCACGTGCTGGAGTCGGTCCGGAAGAACAAGGTGGCCATCAAGGGGCCGATCACCACCCCGGTGGGCAGCGGCTTCCGCAGCGTCAACGTCGCCCTGCGCAAGGAGCTGGACCTCTACGCCAACCTGCGGCCCGCCAAGACCTACCGCGGCGTGAAGTCGCGCTACGAGAACATCGACCTGGTGGTGGTCCGGGAGAACACCGAGGACCTCTACGCCGGCGTCGAGCACAAGGTGGGCGACGACGCCGCCGAGAGCATCAAGATCATCACCCGCAAGGCGAGCCGCCGCATCGTCGAGTTTGCCTTCCGCTACGCGCGGCAGAACGGCCGCCGCAAGGTCACCGCGGTGCACAAGGCCAACATCATGAAGTTCACCGACGGCCTCTTCCTCGAGGTGGCCCGGGAAGTGGCCCAGGAGTACCCCGACATCGAGTTCGAGGACCGCATCGTCGACAACATGGCGATGCAGCTGGTGATGAAGCCCGAGCTGTACGACGTGCTGGTCATGCCCAACCTTTACGGGGACATCCTCTCCGACCTGTGCGCGGGCCTGATCGGCGGGCTCGGCATCGCGCCCGGCGCCAACATGGGCGACGAGTATGCCGTCTTCGAGCCCATCCACGGCAGCGCCCCCAAGTACGCCGGCCAGAACAAGGTCAACCCCACGGCCCTGATCCTGTCCGCGGTGATGATGTTGCGGTACCTGGGCGAGACGGAAGCCGCCGACCGCGTGGAACGGGCCGTCGCCGAGGTGATCGCCGAGGGCAAGACGGTGACCTACGACCTGGGCGGCACGGCGGGCACCCAGGAGATGGCGCGGGCCATCGCCGAGCGGGTCCGCGGCTGA
- a CDS encoding M20 family metallopeptidase — protein MGVDVPGWGVPDGAAPAPSPALEVASRLARDMARVLASRQEAMTGLLADLVNRDSPSDHKPLLDEMAAFLEEELARRGARVDRVRQRQAGDHLVARFFTPPTVSPGDHAPGVRGTAGGASGSMSGSASGSPRGEAPDEPPAAGGRRGVLLLAHYDTVWPPGEAVRRPFRREGTRGYGPGSFDMKAGIVIGLAALEALAAVAGRRAPRPEGERREGADPSAAPTAAAAAAVLPPVTFLLTSDEETGSTTSRALIEELAPRHQAVLVLEPAAGGRLKTARKGTGDFRLEVEGREAHAGNDPERGVSAVEELARQVLRLHALTDPGRGTTVNVGVVRGGMRPNVVAGRAEAEVDVRVTSMAEARRLEALFRRWEPVNPAARVRMVGGFNRPPMEFTPANQALFRRAQAVGEWLGMKVEGTAVGGASDGNFTSALGIPTLDGLGATGDGAHARDEHVELDELPRRAALLAALILDLSLRPLAAQDGAGGRQDRP, from the coding sequence GTGGGCGTCGACGTTCCCGGATGGGGTGTTCCGGACGGTGCCGCACCGGCGCCGTCCCCTGCGCTGGAGGTGGCGTCCCGCCTCGCCCGGGACATGGCGCGCGTGCTGGCTTCCCGGCAGGAGGCCATGACCGGGCTGCTGGCGGATCTGGTCAACCGGGATTCCCCCAGTGACCACAAGCCGCTGCTGGACGAGATGGCCGCTTTCCTGGAGGAGGAACTGGCCCGCCGGGGAGCCCGGGTGGACCGGGTGCGCCAGCGCCAGGCCGGCGATCACCTGGTGGCGCGGTTCTTCACGCCCCCCACCGTGTCACCGGGTGATCACGCTCCTGGGGTCCGCGGGACCGCAGGCGGCGCCTCCGGCTCGATGTCCGGGTCTGCGTCCGGCTCGCCCCGGGGGGAGGCCCCGGACGAGCCACCGGCCGCCGGCGGGAGGCGGGGCGTGTTGCTGCTGGCCCACTACGACACGGTGTGGCCCCCGGGCGAGGCGGTGCGCCGGCCCTTCCGGCGGGAGGGCACCCGCGGTTACGGGCCTGGCAGCTTCGACATGAAGGCCGGCATCGTCATCGGGCTGGCGGCCCTGGAGGCGCTGGCGGCGGTGGCCGGGAGGCGGGCACCTCGACCCGAAGGGGAGCGACGGGAGGGGGCGGACCCATCCGCCGCGCCGACCGCCGCCGCTGCCGCCGCCGTGCTGCCGCCCGTCACCTTCCTCCTGACCTCCGACGAGGAGACGGGCAGCACCACCTCCCGGGCCCTGATCGAAGAGCTGGCCCCCCGCCACCAGGCGGTGCTGGTGCTCGAGCCGGCGGCGGGAGGGCGGCTCAAGACGGCCCGCAAGGGGACCGGCGACTTCCGGCTGGAGGTGGAGGGGCGAGAGGCCCATGCGGGCAACGACCCGGAGCGGGGCGTCAGCGCCGTGGAGGAACTGGCCCGCCAGGTCCTCCGCCTGCACGCCCTGACCGATCCCGGACGCGGGACCACGGTGAACGTGGGCGTGGTCCGGGGCGGCATGCGGCCCAACGTGGTGGCCGGCCGGGCCGAGGCCGAGGTGGACGTGCGGGTCACCTCCATGGCGGAGGCCCGGCGCCTGGAGGCGCTCTTCCGGCGATGGGAGCCGGTGAACCCCGCCGCCCGGGTACGGATGGTCGGCGGGTTCAACCGGCCGCCCATGGAGTTCACCCCGGCCAATCAAGCCCTCTTCCGCCGTGCCCAGGCGGTGGGGGAGTGGCTGGGCATGAAGGTGGAGGGAACGGCCGTGGGCGGTGCCAGCGACGGCAACTTCACCTCCGCCCTGGGGATTCCCACCCTTGACGGCCTGGGGGCCACGGGCGACGGGGCCCACGCCCGGGACGAGCATGTGGAACTGGACGAGCTTCCGCGCCGGGCGGCGCTGCTGGCGGCGCTGATCCTCGATCTGAGCTTGCGGCCGCTGGCCGCGCAGGACGGCGCTGGAGGCCGGCAGGACCGCCCGTAA
- a CDS encoding dihydrodipicolinate synthase family protein, which produces MALDLRGIWAPLVTPFTEDEDVDLEALAFNVQLYGQTPLRGYVALGTTGEFVHLSDDERGRVIETVVRAARVDDRPVIAGVGGHATRVAVEQARRAADAGAAALLVWPPFYYKAKIDSDALIDYFTAVADASPVPVILYHIPQNTGVQITPGVVAELASHPNVAGIKDSTGQPAQTIAFLREGGPGFQVFVGSTTALLAGLAAGAAGGILATANIAPYECCEVYEHARAGRWAEAAEVYRRVAAVDEVVARMGLGAMKAVLDLLGYRGGYPRRPLVRPGEEDLDRLRLLLREQRFLGC; this is translated from the coding sequence GTGGCCCTGGATCTTCGCGGCATCTGGGCGCCCCTGGTCACGCCCTTTACCGAAGACGAGGACGTGGACCTGGAGGCCCTGGCCTTCAACGTGCAGCTCTACGGCCAGACGCCGCTGCGTGGCTACGTGGCCCTGGGCACCACCGGCGAGTTCGTCCATCTCAGCGACGATGAGCGCGGCCGCGTGATCGAGACGGTGGTGCGGGCCGCCCGGGTCGACGACCGGCCGGTGATCGCCGGGGTGGGCGGGCATGCGACCCGCGTGGCGGTGGAACAGGCACGCCGCGCCGCCGACGCCGGCGCCGCCGCCCTGCTGGTCTGGCCGCCGTTCTACTACAAGGCCAAGATCGACAGCGACGCGCTGATCGACTACTTCACCGCCGTGGCCGACGCCTCGCCGGTGCCGGTGATCCTCTACCACATCCCCCAGAACACCGGCGTCCAGATCACCCCGGGCGTGGTGGCGGAGCTGGCGTCCCACCCCAACGTGGCCGGCATCAAGGACAGCACGGGCCAGCCGGCCCAGACCATCGCCTTCCTGCGCGAGGGCGGGCCCGGATTCCAGGTGTTCGTGGGGTCGACCACGGCGCTGCTGGCCGGGCTGGCGGCCGGGGCGGCGGGGGGCATCCTGGCCACGGCCAACATCGCCCCCTACGAGTGCTGCGAGGTGTATGAGCACGCCCGGGCCGGCCGCTGGGCCGAGGCGGCGGAGGTCTACCGCCGGGTGGCGGCGGTGGACGAGGTGGTGGCCCGCATGGGCCTGGGCGCCATGAAGGCCGTGCTGGACCTGCTGGGCTACCGGGGCGGCTACCCGCGGCGGCCACTGGTCCGGCCCGGTGAGGAGGACCTGGACCGGCTGCGGCTGCTGCTGCGGGAGCAGCGCTTCTTGGGGTGTTGA